GTTCCTCCAGCATTATGTTTCAGTAATTCATGCGAACTCCAACTACGTTCTTTATACGGTGATCATTTTTATCTAATAAACGCCACAAActatttgtataaattttgtGATGTACTATCATTAATACGCAACAGATctgataaatatttttgtatttgccTGTCGTGTATGTACATATCTCAggaaaatacataaatttttaatttctgatACGTTTACGCTTTCGTCAATTAACACCGTAAAGAATTCATTCTTTAATATGTTCATAGTTTTTAAGACTATCGTCTTGTTAATGACGTTTTTTTGTTACAACAGAAATGTTTGGTCTTTTTAAAGTCATGCGTTTGATTATGTCGCTGTCTTGTAATGTCATTTGTGTCATTTCGATGTGATGGTTAAACGAATTGCAGCTCCTTCTGTGTTCCGTAATATTTGACGAAGTAacaacttttttttttacgtggaagAAATCCGTACGGACACCAGGTCACTTatggagggggggggggggggagcgGCGTGGTAGTGCCGGACTCCAACCGACTACCGGACTGCCTGGCGTTCCCAAGGCGCTGATCTATCAGCACCTAACTTTGACCCTTATCGGGGGGTACCAGCGGCGTCTGCCGCGCCCCCGCCGGTCGATCCTCTCAGGGTGGGAGCTCCGCaccctcgctctctccgctGAAACCTTTCGAAGCATAACCTGCTCACAGAAGGAGGTCACGGCCCTtctccctctctcgctcgccaACAGTGCCGCGAGGATCGCCGGCGGCGAGAGGTCCCACCCGATTTCCGCGATGAGATCGCGGTGCGGCCGCGCCCACGCCGGACAGAACTCCAACGTGTGCTGCGCCGAATCCACGCTCGCATCGCAGTGGTGGCAACGCGCGGTCgcttccttcctgattcggtgcaaGTATTCGCCAAAGCACCCATGCCCGGTGATCACCTGTGTTACCCTGTAAGTCAGGGTAGTCAGGGTCTTACGAAGCAAGACCAGCCTCGCCGTCCACCATGCCCGGGGGTAGACTCCCTCCCTCGGACATCTCGTGTAAGGGCGCCGAAGTTTGGGAGCCATGATCCCCATCACTTCCCCCCAGATCCGGCCCAGGATTCCATTCGGGCCCGGCGCCACGTCGTGGGAGGCCATTCTTCTGGTCGCCTCTCACGGCTCTTCCTCCGTGACTTCCCAGTCATCTGTCCATTTTACAGTCCATGTTGTTTCCCGCGACTGATCTGCTGCACTGTCCTCTTGCAGGGGTGAAAACGTCCTGATAATCTGCAGCAGCAGCGCAGGTTCTATCTCCGTCGTTACCAGAAGGCCCGTAGCGCGAAGTTTTTACGTAACCGTCTTGTATGGCCTTCGCCATAGGTCAGACTCGACTACTTCGACTAGTTCCGACCATGCACGGTCATTCGCGATCTTGATCTCCTTCTGTAACGAGCGCCGTAGTACGTGGTACGCTTGGTAGAACAGGAAGACTTCTCCCTCGTCTCGTCGTCGTCAGCGATGGGCCCTCAGATACCGTCCTCGGGTCCAGACGCATCTCGCCCTCAGTTCTGCGATGTCGGGATTCCACTAGTAGACTGCTCTGCTTTGCACTGTGTCCGGTGTGGCTCCTATGTCGTCCGTAGTAGATGTTCTCATTTCTTCGGCCAGGTCCGTGGGGAGATCGGGAAATCCGCCGGCCTTCCTTTCCTTCGCACGGGGCGCTTCGACTGCGGCGGTCTCTCTTCCTCCGTTGTTTCCTCCGTCCGTAGGTTCCTCACCTTCACGTTCTGGTGCTGACGTGTGTCTGCTCAGCAGCCAACTATTCACCCCCCTCTCATGGTTTCATCCACCTCTTTATCATTTTCTGCAGTTGTTTGTCCTTTTTCCCCATTGGGTGCGCAAAATGGTCACTTATTTCCGCACTTGCCACTGCCATCAGTACACTGCCACTTTCAAATGGCCCACGGCACGCGCTTTCGGCGCGCTTGCCAATATGGCTGCGTCCGTGTAGTTCCCCGTGTAACTCGTGTAGCGGCGCTGTTGACAAGAGTCTCAATATAGCTTCCTCACCGTCGTAACCTCACACGCGGTTTTCTTTCGCCTATAACGTCTTTCCAGACCGAATTTTGTTACTTCTTACACCCACTTTTTTCCACAGGTACTAGCCCTTCAATCTGATTAACTTCCCTGTTCTAATTCTCAAGTTTTTCCAAAGATTTCGATTACGCTCATGGCTCTGTCTTCTCTACTACTGCTCCACGCAAATACCCCAATGGAAATCCATCTACATTTTATCCAATGAAGCGTTAATTCTAGGAAGATTCATTGCAcatatattttttccattttccagatatttattattattttcataacAGGTAGCGAATACATTTTTACTAATTATTTGGAGGATTTGCAAGTATATGTATTTACATTTCATTTGCTAAATATTGCATAACAAATGATGTCATACCATAATTTTGTTAAGGTTATGTACTATATGAATACCTTTTACACTGACTCTGTGTTAGTGCTTTTAACTCCACCGGAATAGATCATCCGTAATTATCAGAAATAGAATTTGTAGTGCAAACATTTCTCTCTTCATCTTTAAGAAGATGAAGTAGTAAGAAGTTATACGCAACTCACTCAGAAGTTATACATAATGCAAGTGTCATTAAAACGCAAGCAGTAGAAGCAGTCAGTGATAAAAAGACAATTTCTGTCAATCTTTCACGATCAAAGATCATTCAAGCCTATTTCTTGTTTGGTTTTgaagataaatatataattctaATCATACATGAATAACATTATCCAGTTTCAGTAGTAGGGTGATGTTATTAAAAGCATGAGTGCCTAAAGGAGTATCACATCGAATATCGTTACAGTACTGCGACAGACGTATCGTTATCTACTATCGTGAAGTCGCATTTTTGCTCGATCTTCGGTAAACAACGCGCAGTGGAAATAGTATCAGGTAACAGACGATTGCTTGTTATTCTGTATTCAATTGTGTGTTTAATCAATGACATTCATTATTATCAATATCGTATATACCAAAAATATCATGGGGCATTAATTACTATAATAGTTTAAACGAAGTTTTTGAATTCccaaacatttattttatattttacaattgaTAAAGCAgtatagatatatatgtatacaataaCAGATACGTACATATcaatagatacatacatatgtacacaaTTAAATTACAGAATAAATGATATTATAATAAAGATACGAATATAATATGAGATACctaatatatacaaattttatgtTCTGGTTGATTTCATTGGCCGCTGTGCTCATTTACATTATCACATCTTGCTCATCAGTTTGCAATGACAGTAAAATTTCAACCGGGTAATCTGAAATACAGTAGAGCCTCCTGTATCCGACTCAACAGGGAGGCAGAACAGTTCTGATAATGGTACAATCActttaatatgaaatttcatttattgaaaCATAGATTAAAATTGAATGACAATTCTTTTAAGTATATATGGATTTCATGTCTTCTTGGCTGCTAAGTCACATAATACTTTCGACATAATTAACTGCGACGAGCTGCAATCTTTTTGTACTCACAGTCATTGAGACTATTTCTCAAATACGTACATTTCAAAACGCATCTCTTCATTATCATTTCATTAGCTGTTTCGCAGTGAAGCCAGTTCATTATATCAGTACATACAGCGTATATCATTCGGCCTTTCCTAACACTATGTATATTTGCAAATTCTACTGCATGTATACCACTTTCGAGTTTCTCCTTTGTTTCGTTTCGATAGCTGGATCGCCATTAGTTTCATACTAATGTCTTATAATCTGAATCTAATAAAGGAAAGGATACATGAAcgctaataaaatatgtatacaatACATATTTCAAACAAAAGAGGGATTCGTTATAAGGAAATATTATGTTCGGATAATACACTATTCCGGTATTAGGATAATCGGATAATGGGTGCTTGGATAAATCCGGACAGGGGGTTAGATACATTTACAGGCTGTTCGGTTCCAGAATTTTGAAGCTAAAATAAGATGGaaatagaaaacaaaaaaattgCGATTTGTTTTTTACACGAACGATAGATGTGCAACAGCTTTTCTCGTGCAAGTCGTAAATCTGAAGACTGTGACATTCGATGACGTAAACCAACTTGCGCAACACTTTCTAAAAAAATAATCGATTATAGATTAAACCTGTTTACCCATTGAAATCTATTACGGCATATCGGAAATTATTATCTTTTTGCCctcataaaataataattaatgcaGAGCGcatataaaatttatacaaatttcacatacgcattactgtaaagatatagaaggaattcggaaatacaaataattccctttatttagcacacaacagttatacatatatcttatactctaaagaccacgaaatcctactcgcacgcacgcttgttgtcaaccgactcttccagatacttctaacgactgactcttgtcttttgtcccaactaaggcctggacatctgacgcttacacacacattcacatgtacagtgtaaatgtatcatgttcctaacaatTACGTATTCTCATGGTGCTATTACATGTGGGCGAACACTGACCCGCATGATCTACATACATTTTCCACTCAAATTACTGATCACAGTAAATTACAACACTCATAAGCATacacataaaataaaaaatgaagtcGTCAAATGAAACTACATAAAGATTAAGTATTAATTATGTATCAATTAAGATATCGTTTTATGGAGTAATATGcaataatacaaattaatttatatcCACATGAAAAATTCTATTTCATGCGTTGCACAGTTATTTTACCCTCTTTTAGAACCCTTTTTGGTGAACGATTTCACTGTGTGGAAAAAGTGTTTATACATTACACTAGAAGCATCGTTAACATAACGCAATTATTTGATACATGCAAAACGAAAACATAATTGTTGAATTATGTTTCTTTTTGTGAATATTATCTGTAGActtctttaaaaagaaatattaatgaaGTTATCAACTATGATCagtttattacattatttaacACATTTATTCACTTACTATTTGTTGGAAATGCTAATCTGTGGCAAATATTAGGATTGAGAGTGTCAAGATCACAAGTCTGAAACATGGATACAATTAATAAAGAAACGAGTGAAAATGTGACCGATAAAGGACTGAATAAGATAATTTCTCTCGAGGAATTCTACGCCGGTAGTCGGATCCTTGTAACTGGGGCAACCGGATTCGTAGGAATATGTCTTTTGGAAAAACTGATGCGCGTGTGTCCACGCGTCGCTGCTATTTTTATACTAATTCGTTCAAAAAATAACGAAACGGTAGAACAAAGATTTAAGAAGCTGATAGATGATCCCGTTCGTAAATATTATTCTTGTTTCTTTCAATATTTAAGCCTGTCAAAAGCCAAATTGATTAAATATCTTTTCTGGAATTGAACTGGTAATTTTTCATCTTCAGATCTACGATGTCATCAAAGCAAAACACCCCACGGCTTTGAGCAGAGTTTATCCCATGAAAGGTGATGTGAGTCTGCCGGATTTAGGTCTTTCGCGAGAAGATAGAAATCTGTTGTTAGAGAAAGTAAACATAGTGTTTCACGCCGCGGCCACTGTGAGATTCAATGAGCCGTTACACGTGGCTGTTAATGTCAATACGAAGGGTACTCTTCGTGTCATCGAGCTTTGGAACGAACTAAAGCATCCGATTAGCTTCGTCCACGTCAGCACAGCCTTTAGTAATGCGAATCTACATGAGATTGAGGAAAAAGTTTATACGTAAGAATAAATTATACGCGAACGTTGTTCCATGGTTTAcgaatattacatttataattatatcgtGAAGAATACGTTCACTTATTACTGACTTTGCAGCACGAGCTTGAAACCTTCAGAGGTGATCGATATTTGTgacaaattcgacgaaacgtcgATCAaccaaatagaaaaaaagattttaaaaactTATCCAAACACATACACATTCAGTAAGAATTTAGCAGAGCAAATTGTAGCAAGCAAGTGCAAAGATCTGCCAGTTGCGATAGTGCGGCCAAGCGTAATTGGTGCCTCTTTGGAAGAACCATGTCCTGGTTGGATACAGAATATTTCTGCAGTTACAGGTATTTACACAAATCTTTTTCAGTGATAATTGTTCAGTACTCCTTACATTTCACAGGAGTAGAGTTAACCGATTAGTTTGTTAGAGGCTTTCCACTAGATCATCATTATTATAGTTGAAATTTGTTGTTGCTCACTGTAACGAGAATGTAttctaatatatttagagttaCATTTCTGCTAATTCAAAATCACAAATAATTTCCACACCAACTTAATGTTACCAGGTACCTTTCTGCTAATCGGCAAAGGATTTGCAACAGCGGTACGGGGTAGGAGAGATACAAACTTGGATGTGGTGCCTGTCGATTTCATAGTCGACATGATAATATGTACTGCATGGCATGTCACGCTGCATCGTGATCATGAAGTTAAAGTATACAACTGCACGAGTAACGCATACCCttttaagtaatatttattgCGAATTTTTTACGAACTAATGTAATTCGATTGTTAGAGTATTCCAAAGTCTCAGTTTATTTAAGAAACGTGGACAATGAAAGCGCAaacaaatgtttttttttttttcttatttaaattcactatttgtccaatttggacatttggtggaattttttagcggttacattagcatgttggtggctacccccagcggggtaccatcctcgtgtttgttaggttatgtcctttataaggtctgctgggtgcttcctttttagtcttctgtccatatttgtgattttgtatgtttccgcagctagccggtttatgtgtgttgctattcttgatttgtatttctcggagtatctgctgatttcttccttgaccgttggcattcccaggtcccttcgtatatcttcgtttctgacgtaccaaggtccgtttactattgttctgaggattttagcctgtattacctctattttgtttatatggctcattgctgccgtcccccatagtggtattccgtacgtccagattggttttatgatcgttttatatatttttactttattttctgtgcttagtttggattttcggtttgttagccaatacatttgtctccttgttttctgtattttttctactattgatttgatgtgtagtttccaggtgagtttttgatctaagtgtagtcctaggtatttgacatgctttgtttgcgttatatgcgtaccgttcaataggatgtttggtggtatctttttccgtagcgtgaatgtaatatggttgcatttattggggtttgcttttaattgtttttcttgtagccaattttctatttttacgatatgttcttgtagtattttgactgccgtttctgggttagtatgcctgactagtatagctgtgtcgtccgcgaatgtcaatactgtgctgttggtagttgttggtatgttcgccgtgtataatgtgtatagtattgggcctaggacgcttccttgtggtaccccggccttgatgtctttaacttgagaatgtgtgtccttgatttttattacgaaggttctgctgcttaggtaggattttattaagtggtgtatttgctccgggaattgtttcctaattgtttgtagtagactttcatggttaattttatcgaatgctttctctatgtctataaagagggctgtgcagtattccttgttttctagtgctactattatttcgtttataagcctgtgcatttgctctatcgtggagtgtttgtttctgaaaccaaattggtgatccggtattagtttttttgtctctattattggttttatgcggtcgtatattatcttttccagtattttggaaaatactgggagcagtgatattggtctgtaagatgcagtttggtgcgggtctttgcctggtttgtgtaacattttgatttgtgctaatttccatggtttggggaagtattgaattcttagaattgcattgaatattattgtaattagtcttattgcttttggcggaaggtttttcaagattttaccattgattaggtcgattcctggtgctttgttgttttttgttttatcaattatgtttctaatttcttgtgccgatgttttaggtatggtgtattccttgtcggctgtggtagtagtggtttgtggatcctcctccgtatggcttttgaggttgctgttgttgataatgtgtggtgtgaatgtgttgcagaggtggttggagaattcttcggcttgttcttcgttgcttcttgcccatgtgttatctgcttttctgattgccgggacgggtattattggcttccttatttttttcgtggctttccatagtgagtagttggtgttctcgtgtgtggagagtgtccctatgaactttgcgaattcgttatcgttgtgctcctttattttgttttttatttcctttgcaagtttgtttaagtgttttttgttttctcgggttctgtatttttgccattttgcttttgcttttcttttttctttgattttgtcgagtatttcttgcgggattgttattgtttgtctgctggttggttcgggagtagtggttgtccttgctgcttcctgaatagttgctgtcaatgttgctactgcctgttctatgtgttcaggagtttttaacgggatgttgcagtttattttgctttctattatttctttgaaagtttgccatttggtggttttgttgcatagtgtttctggtttgctatagtgaattggtttgtttctgtattcaattattatgggtgtatgatcggagctgagctcgaggttgggtgttatttttagtttatttgtgtttagtccccttgtaactgcaaagtccagaagatctggttttttgttcaggtcagtcggccaatgtgtcggtgttcctgtggataatatattgaggttattatttcttatgtatttttccagtgttctacctcgaggtgtaatgtttcttgacccccaaagcgtgtgctttgagttgtagtctcccgctgcgatgtacttgtcccctaggtcctggaagtattcttcccacatttgtgttgttattttgtgtcgcggaggcacatatactgctgacaactggaagtagttgctgctagtttgaactgtaacagaggttgcttgtaaatattctttgttaacttggctgtgtagataatgtttgatatcgtttctgactatcactgctgtccctccgtgagcttttcctgaggggtgtttggtatcatatatggtgtagtatggtattttcaagtagctttttgtagtgaagtgtgtttctgagacaagtagtatgtctatattgttattgtatatgaatgttttaatttcgagggctcgttgttgcaggccatttgagttccaggctgctatttttagagtgtccgtttttattttttgcttagcacgtttgtaattagttgtagcatgactgtgatttgttgagtttgctgttttaatactgcattttgctcgcttatcattctggttagcatttcggtgttctttatggattgtttgagtagttctttgatttctgcagtgtcattgttactattgctgtggtattggttgtgtgtatgtgttgattggctggttattcgagcatagcttagaccaccaatggtgttggtgctgataggtttggtgtttgttgcttgctctgtacttggaattatttcaggatttgtgctgtcctgttgggcttgtgtgttagtgattgttctgcttcgtaggggcgggaacagtttacgttgtaattgttttcttacttcacatcctttatagctggctgggtggtttccgttacagttgtagcatttaacctcctcaatttttcccgtggatgggcagtgtgtcgtgagatgattttttgcgcatttaacgcatgccggggttctattacaataatttttggtgtgtccgtattgttggcatcttatgcattgtgggatttcttttttatgcctgggtggctccacttttactattgtgtttagtaatttttctatatcgtatatttccttattgttgtttttaggttctagttcaactaggaatagcggtagtggttgtttggtatcgtatttgtttatgttatttattgaccttacttggtgtccgatttttgccagttcttcacttatttttccagtatttgtttttgggtgtagtcccctgattactgctttgtagcttttgtctgttttgagctgaaaagtgtgatatgctgcatttttttcctttagtgatcttgtaatttttctgaatgtttctggggtgttggtttgtactttaacctggtctatttttacctgtttgatgatgtagttgtcttttcctgcgatgttgtttagcagttcgatgagggggtcaattatttttgcgtctacgtatattggtggtggtttgggtgtacggtttgtcggactttccgttgggtccgttgctgcctcttctggcagtgcgctgaatggattgtgcagtttgatatcttgtagccattgttttttttcatgtGTATCacttttcctcgcgcttgcgagcggggttaccttccgttttttgctggaggttgccaccgtccagctttcttcctggtgtattggtatgttttgctcttcgtcggattgtgttgtttccataatatcatcatttttctctacatatgtagagtctgtagctttatttatgaaaaatgtttcaccggagttaattatttttattggtggaatctgcatgattccactttttgtctatttttggctttaactttgtccctatctcttctctcttgccgcactttcactggagcactgtttcgcacgtccgtttaggtcgcctgcccaggcggaattGCAAACAAATGTAGAATACAAAAGTCCACTCTTGCTCCCAATACTTCAATTTTGGAAAatagtaatataaataatatttattgaaatttcataatatttccTGAGATACCTGGATAATAATAAACGTTACTTTACGCGTAATTCcattaattgtaataatgtaaatgtTCCAATTGACTAGGTTTGGCCCGATGATAGATGCTATGGTAAAATGTAGTATAGATACCCCACTGAACGATACGCTATGGTATCCAGGTTGTTCAGTCGTAGCTAATAGATATATTTACAACGTTCTGAGTGTAATTCCGCGTGTTTTTCCTGCCTTCGctatagatatatttttaagaCTCCGAGGTAGTAAACCAATGTAAGTATTCTATCGATCCTCGAACAACGAGAACAATCTTTCTGGGATGATCATTGTTTTCATCTatactaataattaaaaatgatatttcagaATGATGAAACTTCTCAGAAATAGCAATAAACTGTTCGCATCATTTGCATTTTTCACCACACACGAATGGACTTTCCAAAGGGATAACTGTTCCGACATGACGAGAAAAGTGAAAATGTTGAACGACGGCGATATGTTCAAACTAGATTTACAGGATATGGATTGGGAGAAGTATGTTGAAGTTTACCTGATGggaattaagaaatttattctaaaacAAGAGTTTCAGTCAACAGCCCGACAACGATTATCAAGGTGCGTATAAAAGTATCTTCGTATAAGAAAATAGGaactaatataaatacatatatttttggtTATTTCAGGTTGTACTGGATACATCAGATCACCAAAATGTCCAGTATAATGATCTTACTACTGATAATATACTGTATCGTGTACTAACTATTTGAACGTTATTTCTTCTGTTTAAACCAGAGgaatataaatacaattttatgaaGAAGGGATTCATCATCCTTTTCATTTTGTCTCTTCATTCGTCTCCTTTCTAAATAAATCCATTTGTGACATTGCTTgttttttctatgaaattttaataagaaTGCAGGCATTTATACGCACATGATTTCAGAGCTGCAAGCAATTCATCTGCTCACTGAATATGAACATTTTTCCATTATAAGGACAACATTATAATGACAAAATCCTCTATCATCCTTCACCAAACAAAAGTTCCGAGATTGTTCGTTgacaataataatttatcattaaAAAGTCTACTGAACAATAAATAATGatgatagaaaataaatatattttaaaataagatAGTTCTAAGTAAAACCGTTTTAAGAATCCTTCATTTGCTGTAAAGGCTCACTTTGGTTCTCAAGTTGTTTGCTCATGAACCTTGTAGATGTTTAACCAGTCGGCGTTAAAATATATGATACGATCAACGTAATAGAGACTAGACGTGACATTCAGGCTGTTGGACACTCTGATTCAGGCGACCAAGAGGAGTTACCCAGCAACAATGATCGCCGGAGATTTTAACTCAAAGGCAACCGCATGGGGAGGCtatgtaaatgtaaatgaaatgaaatggcAG
The Bombus affinis isolate iyBomAffi1 chromosome 17, iyBomAffi1.2, whole genome shotgun sequence genome window above contains:
- the LOC126926277 gene encoding fatty acyl-CoA reductase 1-like isoform X1, whose product is MDTINKETSENVTDKGLNKIISLEEFYAGSRILVTGATGFVGICLLEKLMRVCPRVAAIFILIRSKNNETVEQRFKKLIDDPIYDVIKAKHPTALSRVYPMKGDVSLPDLGLSREDRNLLLEKVNIVFHAAATVRFNEPLHVAVNVNTKGTLRVIELWNELKHPISFVHVSTAFSNANLHEIEEKVYTTSLKPSEVIDICDKFDETSINQIEKKILKTYPNTYTFSKNLAEQIVASKCKDLPVAIVRPSVIGASLEEPCPGWIQNISAVTGTFLLIGKGFATAVRGRRDTNLDVVPVDFIVDMIICTAWHVTLHRDHEVKVYNCTSNAYPFKFGPMIDAMVKCSIDTPLNDTLWYPGCSVVANRYIYNVLSVIPRVFPAFAIDIFLRLRGSKPIMMKLLRNSNKLFASFAFFTTHEWTFQRDNCSDMTRKVKMLNDGDMFKLDLQDMDWEKYVEVYLMGIKKFILKQEFQSTARQRLSRLYWIHQITKMSSIMILLLIIYCIVY
- the LOC126926277 gene encoding fatty acyl-CoA reductase 1-like isoform X2: MDTINKETSENVTDKGLNKIISLEEFYAGSRILVTGATGFVGICLLEKLMRVCPRVAAIFILIRSKNNETVEQRFKKLIDDPIYDVIKAKHPTALSRVYPMKGDVSLPDLGLSREDRNLLLEKVNIVFHAAATVRFNEPLHVAVNVNTKGTLRVIELWNELKHPISFVHVSTAFSNANLHEIEEKVYTTSLKPSEVIDICDKFDETSINQIEKKILKTYPNTYTFSKNLAEQIVASKCKDLPVAIVRPSVIGASLEEPCPGWIQNISAVTGTFLLIGKGFATAVRGRRDTNLDVVPVDFIVDMIICTAWHVTLHRDHEVKVYNCTSNAYPFKFGPMIDAMVKCSIDTPLNDTLWYPGCSVVANRYIYNVLSVIPRVFPAFAIDIFLRLRGSKPIMMKLLQNSNKLFAVVAYFAMYEWTFQRDNCSDMTRKVKMLNDGDMFKLDLQDMDWEKYVEVYLMGIKKFILKQEFQSTARQRLSRCV